Proteins encoded by one window of Vibrio algicola:
- a CDS encoding ABC transporter substrate-binding protein has translation MNTIIRRIGLLLTVLFTFSTQAAISVTDSLGEHQLPATPKRIVALNWDLAEQLLELDVTPVGIANIKDYTTWVVKPAIPASVQDIGTRAEPNMEKLAALKPDVILVAEPQKDLIPRLKTIAPVLYYQTYNAQQDSAKAAIANFKHIAQMVDKNDLAEQKLQTMQQRFLELKQQLNKAFNGKMPSVAAIRFANQTSIYLYTKNSTTDYVLKQLGLTTALPQPAKEWGIVQKRLTDLQHVKDGYVIYFGPFSATQNAQLNKSMLWQAMPFVRNGQVNQADAVWNYGGAMSMQYIAESICKSLLEIQAQT, from the coding sequence ATGAACACCATTATTCGTCGTATTGGATTGCTCTTGACGGTGCTATTCACTTTCTCCACCCAAGCTGCCATTAGCGTCACCGATAGCCTTGGAGAGCATCAATTACCTGCCACGCCAAAACGTATTGTGGCGTTAAATTGGGATCTGGCGGAACAGTTGCTCGAGTTAGACGTCACGCCTGTCGGGATTGCTAATATTAAGGATTACACCACTTGGGTCGTCAAACCGGCTATTCCAGCTTCTGTGCAAGATATTGGTACTCGCGCCGAGCCGAATATGGAAAAACTGGCCGCATTAAAGCCAGATGTTATTTTAGTCGCCGAGCCGCAAAAAGATCTGATCCCACGTCTGAAAACCATCGCGCCAGTACTTTACTATCAAACCTACAACGCACAACAAGACAGCGCTAAAGCGGCGATAGCTAACTTTAAACATATTGCCCAGATGGTCGATAAAAACGATCTGGCCGAGCAAAAATTACAAACCATGCAACAGCGCTTTTTAGAGTTAAAACAACAACTCAACAAAGCCTTTAATGGCAAGATGCCCAGTGTGGCAGCAATTCGTTTTGCCAATCAAACTTCGATTTATCTATACACCAAAAACTCCACCACCGACTATGTACTCAAGCAGTTAGGCTTAACCACTGCCCTACCACAACCGGCCAAAGAATGGGGCATAGTGCAAAAACGTCTTACTGATTTACAACATGTTAAAGACGGGTACGTGATTTATTTTGGTCCATTTAGCGCCACTCAAAACGCTCAACTCAATAAATCTATGTTATGGCAAGCCATGCCCTTTGTACGCAACGGACAGGTTAATCAGGCGGATGCGGTCTGGAATTATGGCGGCGCAATGTCGATGCAATATATTGCGGAGTCCATCTGCAAAAGTTTGCTAGAAATCCAAGCTCAAACATAA